Part of the Desulfohalovibrio reitneri genome is shown below.
GTCTCGCCCGCTGTCATCAAGGGAGAGTTGGACCACTTGAGCGAGGCCGGATATCTGGAGCGCGAGCGCAACGGCCGCTCGGTGTTTTTCCGGGCCAATTCGTCCCATCCCTTCTTTCCGGAGATTCACTCCCTGGTCAAGAAGCATCTCGGCATCGACCGGGTGGTGGATCAGGTCATGAGCGCCCTGGCGCCCATCGAGGCGGTCTACATCCTGGACGATTACGCCCAGGGGCGCGACTCCGGCCTCATTGACCTGCTCATCGTGGGCGACCCGGACCGGGGGCTGCTGGAAGGCACCCGGGGCGGGGTGGAGAAGAAAATCAACCGCCGCATCCGGGTGCACGTGGTCTCCCCGGAGGATTTTCAGGCGGAACGGGACATGTACCTCAGCCGGCCCCACTGGAAGGTGGCCTGAAGGGCGAACGGATCATGCAGCTGCACAGGCGCGTACTCGTCACCGGCGGAGCCGGATTCCTGGGCTCCCACCTCTGCGACCGGCTCATCGAGCAGGGCCGCGAGGTCATCTGTCTGGACAACTGCTTCACCGGGGACAAGTCCAACGTCTACCACCTCATCGCCCACCCCCGCTTCGAGTTCATGCGGCACGACGTGACCATGCCGCTGTATATCGAGGTGGACAGCATCTACAATCTGGCCTGCCCGGCCTCGCCCATCCATTACCAGCACGACCCCGTGCAGACGCTGAAAACCTCGGTGCACGGGGCCATCAACATGCTGGGCCTGGCCAAGCGCACCGGCGCGCGCATCCTGCAAGCCTCCACGAGCGAGGTCTATGGCGACCCGGAAATCCACCCGCAGACCGAGGACTACTGGGGCAACGTCAACCCCCTTGGGCCGCGCGCCTGCTACGACGAGGGCAAGCGTTGCGCCGAGACCCTGTGCATGGACTACCACCGCCAGCACAAG
Proteins encoded:
- a CDS encoding GntR family transcriptional regulator translates to MLADLFTSKTRAKLLLKLFLNPQVRCYLRELAGEFGVSPAVIKGELDHLSEAGYLERERNGRSVFFRANSSHPFFPEIHSLVKKHLGIDRVVDQVMSALAPIEAVYILDDYAQGRDSGLIDLLIVGDPDRGLLEGTRGGVEKKINRRIRVHVVSPEDFQAERDMYLSRPHWKVA
- a CDS encoding UDP-glucuronic acid decarboxylase family protein; this encodes MQLHRRVLVTGGAGFLGSHLCDRLIEQGREVICLDNCFTGDKSNVYHLIAHPRFEFMRHDVTMPLYIEVDSIYNLACPASPIHYQHDPVQTLKTSVHGAINMLGLAKRTGARILQASTSEVYGDPEIHPQTEDYWGNVNPLGPRACYDEGKRCAETLCMDYHRQHKVAVKIARIFNTYGPRMHPADGRVVSNFIIQALRDRPITVYGDGSQTRSFCYVDDMVEAFLLLMDSPDGFIGPVNLGNPGEFTIRELAETVVELTGSASKIEHRPLPQDDPKQRQPDIALAGRELDWQPATSLREGLKPTIDYFEGLVREGVA